ATGAAAATGATTTATGCGGCAGGCGCTGGGAGAAAGCGGCGGAGCGAGACGGTACTTATTAGAAGGCACTTGAGGAAAGGTAGTGGTGGAGTGAGGCGAGAAGTGCTGACAGGAGCAAAGCTGCTTCTCGGTTACagcgggggtggggggggggacaaacTGGATCACACCCGGCCCGACGGACACACTTCACGCTTGTCTGCAGGTTTAAACTGCATCACAATCAATACAGcatcttggaaaaaaaaaaaaaccctcatatAATAATCCATTTATTTTAACTGACTCGCACACAGGAGGATAAGCTGCTGTGGGCAGTAAGACATGACGACTTTGCTTCTATCTGTtcctgtatcttttttttttttttttttggttttactgTTACAGCTGCTGTTTCAGCAGCACTCCCACCTGGATACTTTATCTCAGCAGCCTATCAGAGACACGGCCATAACTTCACTCAGATTTATGCCTCTCTCATGAACACTCTATGTTGATAGCTATTTCTGGCAGGGAAATTAACTAAATGACACAATCCATCAGCTCACTAGTCAAACGCAGGCACTGCCTCCTCAGTCCACAATCCAATTACACTTCTTTATCACACTCTTCCTGcttgtaagaaaaaaaggatttaatAGTGGTTTATGGTCTGATTTTTTCCCACTATCTATCtgtgaaactgaaaatatttgtgtcattttttattcatttatttgcttTTCACGTCATAATTGTATCTTAAAAACTGTATCTGCTGTCAGGATTCGGATAACTTTGATAGAGCTGCGAGACAGTTGGCGTATCTGTGTGCATCTGTCTGCATGCGTGCATCATCGCCACCAATCTGCAGCGCGGAGAGGGAATTCAGTAgatttaaatattcattttgatCTGATTTTGCTTCTGTTGCTCCAGCTGAGTCTGAGTTTGGCCGAAATTGTTTTTCGCCGCACATCAAAACAACGCATATTTCTTGTGAAGGGCAGGATTAATCTTCCACGAGCAAAACATTTCCTTTATTGcataatcacaaaaaaacatgaaaaagactCAGCATGACAAATGTGAATTAGATTTTCCGCGTGTACTGTCTCTAAACCTGAACCCAACCCTCATTTGTTCCTCAGGCCTCTGGGCTTCTGGTTGAGCTACGCCCTCTCCATTTTGTACTGCAGCGAGAACAACCAGGTTGGCGTCTACAGCGACGAGAGCCGCAGCTGCTCCTGCCCCTACAACCACCCGCCCTGCCAGGGCCTCATTCCCTGCTCCGTGGGCGACGGCCCCCGCTGTGCTTCGTGCTCCACAGAGAACCGGACGCGATGCTCCAGCTGCAACCCTGGCTTCACCCTAACCCAGGGAGCCTGCCGTCCCGCTGTGCCCGACCCCACAGACCCCTACCTGGGCTTGGAGAGTGACCGGGACCTGCAGGATCTGGAGCTGCGCTTCCTGCTGCAGCGGCGCGACCCACGCATCGCCCTGCATGGCGTGTTCGTGAGCAATGACGTGCGTGTCAACACTTGGTTTGACCCGTCCTGGAGGAAAAGGATGCTCCTCACCCTCAAGAGCAACCGGGTGAAGTCCAACCGCGTCCATATGCTCCTTGGAATCTCCCTCCAGTTTTGCCTCACCAGAAACAGCACTCTGGAGCCGGCCTTGTCCCTGTTTGTGAATCCCTTCGGCGGCAGCCACTCAGAGAGCTGGACCATGCCCATAGGTCAGCACGGATACCCTGACTGGGAGCGGACCAAGCTTGATATCCCCTTGGACTGCTATAACTGGACGTTGGCTCTCGGAAACAGATGGAAGAGCTTTTTCGAGACGGTTCATTTCTACCTGAGGAGTCGTATCAGGGACTCGGCAGTAACCAATGGAAACAAGAACATCACCATGTACTACGAGCCTCCGGAGGCTACAGAGCCGACCAACAACATCGGCTACATGAAAGTGAACAGCATGCAGCTGTTCGGATACAGCGTGCACTTTGACCCCGAGGCGATCCAGGACCTGATCCTGCAGATAGACTACCCGTACACTCAGGGATCACAGGACTCTgccctgctgcagctggtggagctgcGCCTAAGGGTTAACCGTCTCTCGCCTCCAGGGGCCCCGCACGTGGATCTGTTCGCCTGTCTGCTCCGCCACAGACTCAAACTGTCCAGCGCGGACGTGACCAGGATACTCACTGCCCTGCAAGCTTTCAGTGCCAGACAGCCAAACTACGTTGAGTACGAGGCAAATAAACTGTGCAGCTAATGGCCACCGTTTGATGTTTTGTACTATTTACTTGCCACAGACAGACCTGTTTCCTTTGTCAGCTGGATCCATTTGTGTCGAGTGTGTGATATGTTGTCCAAGGCTTTGTTGTACATACACTATGTGCAattaaattgatgtttttatcatttaCGTGAAGTTTTATGGATTGAAGCCCCTGAAAACTTGATTTCAAGTATTTCACTCTAATAGGAAATAGGAAAGTTTGGAAACCGGACACACACATAGTTCGACATTTGATAATCTGCTTCAGCTTAAAATACTTGACATCACCTTTTTTCACCCTTGGCAAACATCAAGCCAGTGAGCAAAGCAtcgacaaacacacaaataccgAAATCCCCCAAACTCTTTCAACCTTGGCAGGAAAATATTCACTTTTAAGCCCATCACTCCTAAGGAGCCGGCTAAGAATTTGCCAGGGTCTTTTAACATTTCAGCCACgttacattttaatcatttttgcaCAAAACGCTAGCCTGCATCGAAATGTCCTCACAGCCTTCCCAGTTATCTCACTGGAGAGTCATCGtggtgtgtgctgtgttgttttAGCCCATCTGGAGCCACAGAACACAAGGTCTCCATTCTCCGTTGAGGGAACAGCCTTGGCACAGATTACTAAGTATATAGTGAGAGAAGGGAGGGTCAGAGCAGCCCTCCTCTGTTCCTCCGCCGTCCCCGTCCGCCATTCACAGTTACTGTGATAGATGAGCTGGGGGGCCGTGGAGACATGCCCAGCATCAAACAACAGTAAGCTAGGTATCAGGAATGAGGATAGTACTCTCGCCCAGTGGATTGAGTTGGACCCGCGCAAGagtgactctgactctgaccaAAAGGGAAATCAGCTCTAATCCGCCATGGGCTGTCGACAGCGGAGCCGCAGGCTAGCAGCATGGTGCAGCTTTTATTAGACTAGCATCTAAAGAGCTTGCGGGAACAACGTAGCTTCATCGATATTTCACCGGACACGTTTCTCCCGTTTTCTCCCAGACGCAACCTGCTCCGATGCTATCGTTCACAATGAATGTGAAGGGAGTAAAAAATCAGTTTAATCAGTTTATGTGGCACAACAAAGATTGGCAAAGCTTAAAAACTGTGCTGGAAGCATCGACTTTGTCACGGCGTTTAGCACCTTCCATAGGCTGCCTTTACGTTAAACATTGATTTTACAATGCTATTGACCGGTTTTAAGACCCGACTGCGTCTCGAGGCTGGAACACAAGGCTTTTTACTGAGCAATCAGACATCACAAGACTCTGTTGGCTCGTTCTATCGCATCAGGTTAAAATCAGCCGTTAAAATTCCCTTTTTACAACCCTGCCATCTCCCTTTCCCTTATGCTCTCGTTTCAAAAAAAGCCATGTTACTTTTTAGCAGTTTATGCACTGGAAGTTGTTGCAGCAGTAATATTTAAAGTCTCCCAACCTGCACCATGTGTTTCATTGACTGCAGGGGGAAAAAGGTTGTGTGAGAGAGATACTGAATTGGATCAAGTCCCACTAAAGGGTTAATGCCTGTGGTTGAAAAGTGAGCAtctggtgtgtttttaaaaatcatattAACAAGCGAATATTCTGCATCTGGGTGTGAAAATGTGGCGTAGTGTTATTGGCAGCCATCCAGCTTACCTCCCGGGTGAGTCTGACAGAGAAAAGACAGGgagagtttgttgttgtgtatAGTGTTGATGTGGAAAGCAGGTTTTTGGTGTGAGGACACACACCTTCTCCTCAGATCGGTTCGAGAACGTTTTTGGTTCATTCGATAAAGAAAGCACCGTCCGTGACTGACTTTCTCTCGGAGGTTGATGGACtgaaaaagtctttatttttcattgatttgaataaaaatgGATGAGACATTTGCATATTCCAGCAGAAAGCAATTACATAGCAAAAGACTCCGCGTGCTCAAAGGAAACACGGGCCAAAAAGCATCTGAAAAAATCTTTTGAGAGCTTCACCAAACCACAAGGATTATATGTACAAAGAAAGAGTGTCACTACTGAGGATACAGAATAAACTTTATCACCATTAAAACAACAGTTCCACAGTCTGGAAAATGCATTTGCTCATTTTCTTGAGAGGAGCTCTCATATCTCTACACTTCATATGAAGCCACAGGAGACGGATAGCTTGGTGTAGCAAATAAGAAcaagctaactgagctagctaagCAGGTAAACACCAGTGCTTTGTGCAGGAATTCGAAATACAGAGATCCAACATTCAAATTTGCTCTGTAGTAGAGGGAActagaaactttaaaaaaaaatgaaaaatgacccCTTAAATGAAGACTACTGGTGAATTTTGTGAAAACTAATTGATAAATTGAGGTAAATATATTTCATACCTTGTAGCATATTACAATACAGTCTATTGGGCCTAAAGAAAACCTACAAAGGTTATCATGTTCAATAGCAAAGTAGTCTATACACACAAGACTGAACCATATAGTGGTGAAATATAAAGGCCGACAATGGAACTTTACAATTatacctctctttctctttctcccagtCTCCTTTCCAGTACAATAGTTCAGCTTTGCTGGACGaagtcttttcattttcatctgtcAGTGAATAAAGTAAACATATTGTCAACTGACATTATTTTTACATGCTACCACAGTCTGCTAGAATGAAGTCATGAAGATACCAAGGCTGGCTACTGGGCGGAGTTTACACAGGCGATGCAATCAAGGATGAAAAAGCACCAACGTTTCCAGAACAACGCATTTtagtgtgcatttgtttttgcaAATGTATTACCATACCTGTTTTAACTGATGCTGTATAGACACTGGTCTTCTTCAAAGCTGAGATAATAAGTACACTCTGCCTCTCCTTTGGCCATCACACTGATCTGAGGCCAGCTGGACTGACTGATTAAAATGTGAATTTACAAAAATTATTTGATCAAACCAGGGCTGTCAACATTTTTTCTTAGATTTGATACTTATTTCATATCATGCATACATACAAAATGCGTTCGGCCCACTGCCTGTTATTGGAGAGTTGATTTTAAGAAACTTAGTTTGAGTCTACACCAGCCATGGTTCTGAAGTATTGGACCGTTACAAAAGTCGAGCGGAAACTCTGCCAGCGGGTGGGCTACCTCGTAACATAtagccattttgattttgatagtTTATCAGTCTATGGTTGGGAGGGATGACTTACAAATACTCTGGTGTCTCTGTCCGTATTGAAAACATCACTGGTATTGACCTGTTAttggttttcttgtttttaggTAAGTTAAGGACTGGTTTGCTTTCGCAGCGCCCCCCATCTTCAGTCAggaaggtttgtttttttcccccagcagTTACGAGGctttatgctaaactaagctaactagctacagCAGTAGCTTTAAATTCAGTGGTATTCATCTCCTTATCTAATACTCTCATACAAAAGCTGATATTGGTCTTTTTTTGTCACAATGTCACATTCATAGTGCTAAAATTGATGTAGCCTACATCATATGTTGGATGATTAGCTAAAAATGGAAATAGCCTCATTTGAAGTTCCCCTGAACACATGTATTAAGCCACAAGAAAAGTCTCTAATGTGTTTCTGGCATGGGTTTCAGAAGGGAGAATAGTATAATTACTACTTTTTAAATCCTTAAAGTGgctccttctccctcattaaAAGGCAACCTGAATGACTTCTTAAACATTATATGCTTAACATACCTTTTAAGATACTttgaacatatttttaaaaaccttcAAATCATCTATAAATCGTACTTTTCCTGTTGAACAATGTAAATACACattaaatgaaatgcaaaatgcataaattaaatgaacagcATAGCACTATATCTTTCCTCTATAAACATGTAACTAACCAATTGCGTATGGTTACCAAAATATAAGTAGAGGAGTTACAGTAAAGTGGCAGTTAAGTCATTATGTTACTTTACCTAAtattaaaatgtgcatttaagGGGGGCTCAAAAAAATTACAGTTCATCTGGTGTAATCCTTATCATGTGTCAACACTTCCTTGAAAGCTAATGTGACAAGTGTTCTCCTCACTGCATGCAAATTTGAAAATTCACTTTTTTTATGCCAGGAAAATACAAATAAGAAGACAGACCCAGTGCAATACTAGGGTTTATTTCTACAGAACGATAGATAACGTGGCTTTGCTGTTACAACTGACGATTACAATAAAATCTTTAGGTTGAGTCTGAATTTGATTTAAACAACACAGGGTTTACTCTGTTCATTGTCTTAATAATCGTATGTGTCACGGCCTTCTTCTGGTGTTTACCGGGAGCATGCTGTTTAGGCTCATGCAAGCGCTATCTTGATGTTTTTTACAGTCCTAGGAAGCAGGAAGCTCCACCGCACTGACTCGCACAGGCCCGGATCCCGTTAATGCATCCTGTCTGTTAGCCCTGCCTATTCAGTTCATCGCACTGATGTTATGATTTGGTTCTGCTCAGGGTTGCTAAGCTTACCCTGGGGGTGAGTTTCTCTATTTGATACTTTAGAATAGTTTTGATGTGCTTGACCTCAGCGCTTTTGAGGAACTTATATGCATGCTGATACATCGATGCTATTGACTCCAAACTCCGCTTGACCTCCAGAGACTCATGCACCAAATTCCTCTTGGCCCTGATAAGTcttaatatatatgtttttccATAATACGATAAACAGCAtatcagattattattattattctttaacAAGATCTCTCTTCATCAGGAtatttttactcaagtagaCAATTTGCATATGTGCTCCTCTGCTAACAGATTATTGGTCAAATCTTCAGCAGTTCAAAGCAAACAATCCAAATCCACTAAGTCAATAAGAGGCTGCTGGAATAAAGAAAGGGTCAAGAGGTTTTTGTATCTTATGGCAGAGCAGGAGTGAAAAAAGTGTGCAATCAgctaggcacacacacacacacacatatatatatatacagtacatacacacacatggggCAGCGGCTGAGTGATAAGCAGGAGCTCTGGGTTGGCAGGCTTGTGGGCCTCGGAGGAAACATGAGTTAGActaacgtgtgtgtctgtttaacaAGCATGCTGGTGAAGGGAGGCAGGGGCTCAGTGAAGGGGAAGAGTTTATGGAGAGGACGACCCCATGGGAGGCATCAGGAATAATAGCTGACGATATGTCAGAACGGCCCAGACAGCTTGCTTTAAAAGCCATGAGGGAGACCTTCCGTGTAAAATAACTGCGTAGCGACGCTTCTTTTTAGGCCTTTTTACgataaagaaagaacaaaaaggaGCAGGGAACGGCTCATTTATCACTGCGTTTCAATTTGTGATTAGACGTTTGACATTTGCGTTCTATatcactgaaacaaaacactttttctgGCTTAACGTTAGCAAATATTTTGGCTGCT
The sequence above is drawn from the Sparus aurata chromosome 21, fSpaAur1.1, whole genome shotgun sequence genome and encodes:
- the LOC115573353 gene encoding BMP/retinoic acid-inducible neural-specific protein 3-like isoform X2; the encoded protein is MHTIRQLGRRPTLQTITDSLIKKYGTHLLISATLGGEESLTIFVDKRKLSQESSPSGAEGGRSSSSRNSNTTGTVTLEALHQLAASYFTDRESTLRRLHHLQIASTAIRVTETRTGPLGCSNYDNLDTVSSVLVHSPENKVQLQGLQVILPGYLQSLFIQAALDYIGCKSEGRFVCQNSDCWCECSPDFPQCNCPHSDLDTLENNLLRIRDAWRLTNQEFEESEEFQSFVGKLPTHYAVNTSAVEHLWRTDGSLPPRYRQLEANSNQLFAKARRTANKLFSLSKRCRKQPQIVLQRPRPLGFWLSYALSILYCSENNQVGVYSDESRSCSCPYNHPPCQGLIPCSVGDGPRCASCSTENRTRCSSCNPGFTLTQGACRPAVPDPTDPYLGLESDRDLQDLELRFLLQRRDPRIALHGVFVSNDVRVNTWFDPSWRKRMLLTLKSNRVKSNRVHMLLGISLQFCLTRNSTLEPALSLFVNPFGGSHSESWTMPIGQHGYPDWERTKLDIPLDCYNWTLALGNRWKSFFETVHFYLRSRIRDSAVTNGNKNITMYYEPPEATEPTNNIGYMKVNSMQLFGYSVHFDPEAIQDLILQIDYPYTQGSQDSALLQLVELRLRVNRLSPPGAPHVDLFACLLRHRLKLSSADVTRILTALQAFSARQPNYVEYEANKLCS